Proteins co-encoded in one Sporosarcina sp. FSL K6-1522 genomic window:
- a CDS encoding cytosine permease has product MSFLDKDSAMQRVPESERQHWIIPATIFGGLEFSVPVIMIGAVLAGSFGISKVLLILLVGLVIIQWIGNALQGYIGAKTGLSSSVIARTSFGSVQARFIIGLALVILNVGWFAVNTAVAGNALAAVLNVDYKESWAIWALLTIIAGLLFALPAVIGYNSMKWTDYLAVPSGLLLIIAAVFYSLKGAGWETISSWNPEPTMTFWGGVGLILGANVAQWLIASDYTRYSKPTIKDQALIPLGIIVIGFVFFLTGAVMSVGVGNADIVAVMQNLGFPFWGFLILWLALWTSQLVASYSTGLAAANMFNMQSGKERAWLTIIGSLLGIVLALMGILTFFMDFLILLGVVYPAIAGIMFADFFFIRKKQWEDKEGWNWIATIAMLLGGFVGYLTQYQIPIGIPAVQSLLASIIIYLVGMKLKAIIAPDQFTETANAHAKNAHISTVTNMGENQ; this is encoded by the coding sequence ATGAGTTTTTTAGATAAGGATTCCGCAATGCAAAGAGTTCCAGAATCTGAAAGACAGCATTGGATCATACCCGCTACGATTTTTGGAGGCCTAGAATTTTCAGTTCCTGTTATTATGATAGGCGCAGTACTTGCTGGAAGTTTTGGCATTTCAAAAGTGTTATTAATCCTTTTGGTTGGGTTAGTAATTATTCAATGGATAGGGAACGCTCTCCAAGGGTATATTGGTGCGAAAACGGGACTTTCCTCATCAGTTATTGCTAGAACGAGCTTTGGTTCTGTACAAGCTCGTTTTATTATAGGCCTTGCTTTGGTGATTCTTAACGTAGGTTGGTTTGCCGTGAATACGGCCGTTGCTGGAAATGCTCTTGCAGCAGTTCTCAATGTTGACTATAAAGAGAGTTGGGCAATTTGGGCACTCTTAACAATAATTGCAGGTCTTCTATTCGCTTTACCGGCTGTAATTGGATATAACTCAATGAAATGGACCGATTATTTAGCAGTTCCATCAGGATTATTGCTAATTATTGCGGCAGTATTTTATTCGTTAAAAGGAGCAGGGTGGGAAACAATTTCTTCATGGAATCCAGAACCAACTATGACATTTTGGGGTGGAGTCGGCCTGATTCTCGGGGCAAACGTAGCCCAGTGGCTAATTGCTTCGGATTATACGAGGTATTCAAAACCAACAATTAAAGATCAAGCACTGATACCGCTAGGGATTATCGTTATTGGTTTTGTATTCTTTCTTACAGGAGCTGTAATGTCAGTAGGCGTAGGAAATGCCGACATTGTCGCGGTGATGCAAAATCTAGGATTTCCATTTTGGGGCTTCTTGATATTGTGGTTAGCTCTCTGGACAAGTCAATTGGTGGCTAGTTATTCTACGGGTTTAGCTGCTGCAAATATGTTTAATATGCAATCAGGTAAAGAGAGAGCTTGGTTAACGATTATTGGATCTCTATTGGGTATAGTTTTAGCGTTGATGGGAATTTTAACTTTTTTCATGGATTTCTTAATCCTGTTAGGTGTGGTTTATCCAGCTATTGCAGGTATTATGTTTGCAGATTTCTTTTTCATCCGTAAAAAACAATGGGAGGATAAAGAGGGATGGAACTGGATAGCTACAATAGCAATGCTTTTAGGTGGGTTCGTAGGATATTTAACTCAATATCAAATACCGATAGGCATTCCAGCGGTACAATCGTTACTGGCTTCTATAATCATCTATTTGGTCGGAATGAAGTTGAAAGCGATAATTGCTCCTGATCAGTTCACTGAAACAGCTAACGCACATGCTAAAAATGCACATATATCGACGGTGACTAACATGGGGGAAAATCAATGA
- a CDS encoding DUF3830 family protein, translating to MKKIKIMFGQGDELIAVLNEKEAPTTASLVWDSLPYESEVTQSRWSGREVNFKAKLHSLPPRENQTIYTSIGEVCYWRDWRLEEGGKPGHVIAIYYGAETTRSHMGEEPVNVFGQVENTQFEEMKKIGERIWLGGLEKIRIERVH from the coding sequence ATGAAGAAAATTAAAATTATGTTTGGGCAAGGTGATGAATTAATTGCCGTGCTCAATGAAAAAGAAGCACCGACTACAGCCTCCTTGGTATGGGATTCATTACCGTATGAAAGTGAAGTTACTCAATCTAGATGGTCCGGAAGAGAAGTAAACTTTAAAGCAAAGTTACATAGCCTACCCCCGAGGGAAAACCAAACAATTTATACAAGTATCGGAGAGGTATGCTACTGGAGAGATTGGAGGTTGGAGGAAGGTGGAAAGCCTGGTCATGTAATAGCGATCTATTACGGTGCTGAGACAACTAGAAGTCATATGGGCGAAGAGCCAGTAAATGTATTTGGTCAGGTGGAAAATACTCAGTTTGAAGAAATGAAGAAAATTGGGGAGCGCATTTGGTTAGGCGGTTTAGAAAAAATTAGGATTGAACGAGTCCATTAG
- a CDS encoding hydantoinase B/oxoprolinase family protein: MKVVEQVFLENPITTEIVRNALISAADEMNASLARSAFSPIIYEMKDCSVCLFNQDVELLGQSAGLPIFLGNLDECINVTTKLIGGKQNYRDGDLYILNDSYIGGTHLNDVTTFSPIFYSGELVGFTATRAHWLDIGSKDPGYPMDATNIYQEGIRIPPTKIHDKGKPIVDVIRLITVNNRFTDAALGDLNAQIAACRTGEKRYKELIERFGLERINNCIHDIFKQSEELDSEVVRNIPDGTYEAEGYLDNDGVKDEPILVKVKVVVKGENILIDLTGSSKQRMGQTNCGYAQAISACRVAFKDLISPNSPVTGGNFKTLEVIAPEGTIFHAIEPAPCGWYFTPLGLLIDLIIQALSPVMKEKAAAAHYGDSMVVTFAGEKGQDNKPYLSVEATAGGWGAFNNGDGPSALINHVSGDFKNLPIEVFESKYPLRINQYALRENSGGKGEFCGGLGVVREYEVLNEDTQVSLWFERSLTPAWGLFGGEDGKKPDVEIISGDQSEHLLKVNGRKVLKGDKVIVRTGGGGGFGDPSVRRVVDINRDIRNGYVNA; the protein is encoded by the coding sequence ATGAAAGTAGTAGAACAGGTTTTCTTGGAAAATCCAATTACCACGGAAATTGTTAGGAATGCGCTCATTTCTGCAGCGGATGAAATGAATGCAAGTTTGGCGAGAAGTGCCTTTTCTCCAATTATTTACGAGATGAAAGATTGTAGTGTCTGTTTGTTTAATCAAGACGTTGAATTGCTTGGACAATCTGCGGGATTACCGATATTTCTAGGGAATCTTGATGAGTGTATTAATGTGACGACAAAACTGATTGGTGGAAAGCAAAACTATCGGGATGGCGATCTCTATATTTTGAATGACTCATATATAGGTGGAACCCATTTGAATGATGTTACTACGTTTTCTCCTATTTTTTACTCAGGAGAATTAGTTGGATTTACGGCTACAAGGGCACACTGGCTTGATATTGGATCGAAAGACCCTGGGTATCCGATGGATGCAACGAATATCTATCAAGAAGGCATTCGGATTCCACCCACAAAGATTCATGACAAGGGTAAACCGATTGTAGATGTTATTCGTTTGATTACTGTAAACAATAGGTTTACCGATGCAGCTTTAGGAGATTTGAATGCACAGATTGCAGCTTGTAGAACTGGTGAGAAGCGCTATAAGGAGTTGATTGAGCGTTTTGGGCTCGAGAGAATTAATAATTGTATTCATGATATTTTCAAACAATCCGAGGAGCTAGATAGCGAGGTGGTTCGCAACATTCCTGATGGTACTTATGAGGCTGAGGGGTATCTTGATAACGACGGGGTAAAGGATGAGCCGATTCTCGTAAAGGTCAAAGTAGTCGTCAAAGGGGAAAATATTTTAATTGATTTAACCGGCTCAAGCAAGCAAAGAATGGGACAGACAAATTGTGGATATGCACAAGCGATTTCGGCTTGCCGGGTTGCGTTTAAAGACTTAATCAGTCCGAACTCCCCCGTTACGGGCGGAAATTTTAAAACTTTAGAAGTAATTGCCCCGGAGGGAACCATTTTTCATGCAATCGAACCTGCTCCGTGTGGTTGGTATTTTACCCCACTTGGTTTGCTTATTGATTTGATTATACAGGCACTTTCTCCAGTTATGAAAGAGAAGGCAGCCGCTGCACACTATGGAGACTCAATGGTAGTCACTTTTGCGGGAGAAAAGGGGCAGGACAATAAACCTTATTTGAGTGTGGAAGCAACAGCTGGTGGTTGGGGAGCATTCAACAATGGTGATGGGCCGTCTGCTCTCATAAACCATGTTAGCGGTGATTTTAAAAACCTGCCGATTGAAGTATTTGAATCTAAATATCCACTTCGAATTAATCAGTATGCATTACGAGAGAATTCCGGTGGAAAAGGAGAGTTCTGTGGTGGGCTAGGAGTGGTCAGAGAATATGAGGTTTTAAATGAAGATACACAAGTTTCATTATGGTTTGAGCGGTCATTAACTCCTGCATGGGGATTGTTCGGAGGAGAGGATGGCAAAAAACCTGATGTTGAAATCATTTCAGGTGATCAAAGCGAGCATCTACTAAAAGTAAATGGAAGAAAAGTATTGAAGGGCGATAAAGTTATTGTTCGAACGGGTGGTGGTGGCGGATTCGGTGATCCATCTGTGAGGAGAGTAGTGGATATTAATAGGGATATTCGAAATGGATACGTGAATGCTTAA
- a CDS encoding hydantoinase/oxoprolinase family protein, which translates to MSRYKLGVDIGGTFTDLVVYDQKEGVFHTHKTLTTPHNLAEGVMQCIDKYVKDFDEIEYFVHGTTSGLNAFLERKGARVALLVTEGFRDIYEIGRANRIEMYNIQYSKPAPLLEREHTYEIKERMSFQGEVQTQLDRENVKEIVNELKNGEYDAVAVCFLHSYKNPQHEQDIRDAIEKELEIPVSLSSDIAREWREYERVSTTIINAYIAPIVNKYLNILELEMMEKGFDKDIYIMQSNGGVMTSKVAKQLPLQTLMSGPVGGTIGGVNLTKLTGEKNLICVDMGGTSFDVSMTIDGEPDVTAETIMEGFPILSPMVNIHTVGAGGGSIAYLEGGGLRVGPKSAGSYPGPACYGNGGTKPTVTDANLVLGRIDANNFLGGDLVLDEEAAYQAVKSVADQIGLSVEETAEGICDIANAKMADAIRNLTVKRGIDPREFTIVAFGGAGPMHAVLIADLLDVGKVLIPDTSGTFSAWGMLQTDIRFDTVRNYVTVLNDVKKNEMQSLYNEMEEESITMLNQQHIPTDQIRFQKSVDIRYVGQEYTVNIVNESDDLAELEERFHTTHFDIYGHNNPNGITEIVNIRTTALGDLEKIGITKIDSNSKELIEPDHTREIVWAGSVQKTGVYATTDLTSGNHFEGPAIIEDKNSTIVVPPSFSISVDGNRNIAISKITIKEVELV; encoded by the coding sequence ATGTCACGATATAAATTAGGTGTTGATATTGGCGGGACTTTTACAGATTTGGTTGTATATGATCAAAAAGAGGGCGTTTTTCATACTCATAAAACACTAACGACACCACATAATTTGGCGGAAGGTGTTATGCAATGTATAGATAAATACGTGAAGGACTTTGACGAAATTGAATACTTTGTTCATGGAACGACTTCCGGATTAAATGCCTTTTTAGAAAGAAAGGGAGCAAGGGTTGCACTGCTAGTTACGGAAGGATTTCGTGATATATACGAGATAGGTAGAGCGAATCGGATAGAAATGTACAATATTCAATATAGTAAGCCTGCCCCATTGTTAGAAAGGGAACATACTTACGAAATAAAAGAAAGAATGTCTTTTCAAGGGGAAGTACAAACCCAACTTGATAGAGAGAATGTTAAAGAAATTGTCAACGAACTGAAAAATGGTGAGTATGATGCTGTAGCTGTTTGTTTTTTACATTCATACAAGAATCCTCAGCATGAACAGGATATTAGGGATGCGATTGAAAAAGAATTAGAGATTCCAGTCTCACTTTCAAGTGACATCGCCCGTGAATGGCGAGAGTATGAGCGGGTAAGTACGACGATTATCAATGCATATATCGCTCCTATCGTGAATAAATATCTGAATATTCTAGAATTAGAGATGATGGAGAAAGGTTTTGACAAAGATATTTATATCATGCAATCCAATGGTGGGGTTATGACGTCGAAAGTAGCAAAACAATTACCGTTGCAAACGTTAATGTCTGGTCCTGTTGGTGGGACAATCGGTGGCGTGAATTTAACCAAATTGACAGGTGAAAAAAATCTAATCTGTGTGGATATGGGGGGGACAAGCTTTGACGTCAGTATGACAATTGATGGGGAACCAGATGTGACGGCGGAAACCATCATGGAAGGATTCCCAATTCTTTCACCTATGGTTAATATTCATACAGTTGGAGCTGGCGGTGGATCAATCGCCTATCTTGAGGGAGGCGGATTAAGGGTTGGACCTAAAAGTGCAGGGTCATATCCGGGTCCTGCTTGTTATGGTAATGGAGGAACGAAGCCAACTGTTACAGATGCAAACCTTGTACTAGGCAGAATAGATGCAAATAATTTCCTAGGAGGTGACTTAGTGCTTGATGAAGAAGCAGCCTATCAAGCAGTAAAATCCGTAGCGGACCAAATTGGTCTATCCGTTGAAGAAACAGCAGAGGGCATATGTGATATAGCAAATGCGAAGATGGCGGATGCAATCCGTAATTTAACTGTAAAAAGAGGAATTGACCCACGAGAATTTACAATCGTAGCATTTGGCGGGGCGGGTCCTATGCATGCTGTATTGATTGCTGATTTACTTGATGTTGGGAAGGTCTTAATACCTGATACTTCCGGAACATTTTCAGCGTGGGGGATGCTTCAGACAGATATCCGTTTCGATACTGTAAGAAACTATGTTACTGTACTTAACGATGTAAAGAAAAATGAAATGCAATCTCTTTATAATGAAATGGAAGAAGAGAGCATTACGATGTTGAATCAGCAACATATCCCAACGGATCAAATTCGATTTCAAAAAAGCGTAGATATCCGATACGTTGGCCAAGAATATACAGTGAATATTGTAAACGAGTCTGATGACTTAGCTGAATTAGAAGAGAGATTTCATACAACTCATTTTGATATTTATGGTCACAATAATCCCAATGGTATTACTGAAATCGTGAATATTCGAACTACCGCTTTAGGAGATTTAGAGAAAATTGGGATAACGAAAATCGATAGTAACTCGAAGGAGTTAATCGAGCCGGATCATACACGGGAAATTGTCTGGGCTGGTTCGGTGCAAAAAACTGGTGTATACGCTACTACCGATTTGACATCAGGTAATCATTTTGAGGGACCGGCAATTATTGAAGATAAGAATTCAACAATTGTTGTTCCACCTAGTTTTTCGATTAGTGTTGATGGAAATCGTAACATTGCAATTTCTAAAATTACTATAAAAGAGGTGGAACTTGTATGA
- a CDS encoding XRE family transcriptional regulator → MEDIFNKIKSLRKNQGMTLKELSEKTDLSVSFLSQIERGTTSLAITSLKKIADALGESMVYFFENDNDLNYAVYEKNQKPFRIGSSDTTLVSLSNHFPDRKMDTFIITLDPNHKDPELVQHPGEEFYYVIDGEIVIYIGDKKYFLKKGDAIHFPSTLLHKWENPLDRETVLISSVSPAVF, encoded by the coding sequence ATGGAGGATATATTCAATAAAATAAAGAGTCTTCGAAAAAATCAAGGGATGACACTGAAAGAACTGAGTGAAAAAACAGACCTGTCAGTGAGTTTTTTGTCGCAGATTGAAAGAGGAACAACTTCTTTGGCCATAACATCATTAAAGAAAATTGCAGATGCATTAGGAGAATCGATGGTTTATTTTTTCGAAAACGATAATGATTTAAATTATGCTGTATACGAAAAAAATCAAAAACCATTCCGAATTGGGAGCTCAGATACAACACTCGTTAGTCTTAGCAATCATTTTCCAGATCGGAAAATGGATACGTTCATCATAACGCTAGATCCGAATCATAAAGACCCTGAGCTTGTTCAACATCCTGGAGAGGAATTTTACTATGTAATTGATGGGGAGATTGTTATATATATTGGGGACAAAAAATATTTTTTAAAAAAGGGGGATGCGATTCATTTTCCATCTACATTGCTTCATAAGTGGGAGAATCCACTTGATAGAGAGACAGTATTAATAAGTTCCGTGAGTCCAGCAGTTTTTTAA
- a CDS encoding ornithine cyclodeaminase family protein: protein MLILSASEQQKLVDMHEVMDRVAVALEEFSAERTDTPIRLALPFGERNSGLVMPSVAEGLQTMGLKYVTVVPDNKENGKKTIQGVVMLSDIKTGEPLALLEGSYLTLMRTGALSGVATKHFARQDAKVLGIIGTGEQARGLCEAVVAARDIEEVHVFNRSAGKSEEFATFVKEKFGLKTVVCEDPNEVVRHADVLVTATSSTTPVFTEALKPGTHVNAVGSFRPTMQELPSHAIISASKVVVEAEDAALEETGDLQVPIREGVFSETGIHAELGKVVSGERPGRENDEEITVFESVGLAIADIVVAKYLYEKAVTTKAGVRVEL from the coding sequence ATGTTGATTTTAAGTGCAAGTGAGCAACAGAAATTAGTGGATATGCATGAGGTGATGGATCGAGTTGCTGTTGCTTTGGAGGAGTTTTCTGCTGAGCGAACAGATACACCGATACGGCTTGCGCTACCATTCGGTGAAAGGAACTCAGGATTAGTGATGCCATCTGTTGCTGAAGGTTTGCAAACGATGGGGCTGAAATATGTGACGGTCGTTCCTGATAATAAGGAGAATGGCAAGAAGACGATTCAAGGGGTTGTCATGCTTTCGGATATTAAAACGGGAGAACCGCTTGCTTTGTTGGAAGGTTCTTATTTAACACTTATGCGGACGGGGGCTTTATCGGGAGTAGCGACAAAGCATTTTGCGCGTCAGGATGCGAAAGTGTTGGGGATTATCGGAACAGGTGAGCAGGCGAGAGGGCTTTGTGAAGCGGTAGTGGCGGCTCGAGATATAGAAGAGGTCCATGTTTTTAATCGAAGTGCAGGTAAATCCGAAGAGTTTGCCACGTTTGTGAAGGAGAAGTTTGGTTTGAAAACAGTCGTATGCGAGGATCCGAATGAAGTGGTTCGCCATGCAGATGTTTTGGTAACGGCTACGAGTTCAACGACGCCTGTTTTCACAGAAGCGTTGAAACCAGGAACGCATGTGAATGCGGTGGGATCGTTCCGTCCAACGATGCAGGAGTTGCCTAGCCACGCGATTATCTCAGCGAGTAAAGTAGTCGTTGAAGCTGAGGACGCTGCCCTAGAAGAAACGGGCGACTTGCAGGTGCCAATCCGAGAAGGCGTATTCTCAGAGACAGGTATTCATGCAGAGCTTGGAAAAGTGGTTAGTGGCGAGCGTCCAGGCAGAGAAAACGATGAGGAAATTACGGTATTTGAATCAGTAGGTCTTGCGATTGCGGATATTGTTGTAGCGAAATATTTGTATGAGAAGGCTGTGACTACTAAAGCTGGGGTTCGGGTGGAATTGTAA
- a CDS encoding dicarboxylate/amino acid:cation symporter — MGWWKKQNLFIQVAIGAAIGIIIGLILGQNASYLKPIGDIFIRLLQMLIVPLTFFVLIDGITNLPSMKSLRSIGGITILYYSLTTIFAASIGIGVALLLNPGKGAQGLLTGDKVIEPEKFSFIDNIVEWVPNNIILGMAETNMLQIIIAAVIIGVALLSLGEKVSGLTKLINEGATLMLKITDIIMKVAPIGILALIANLVGTTDMKILYEALYYVLSCLIGLAILLLIVYPTLIKLFTKYKPLGFFRAISPALLVAAATSSSNATLPVSMDVSKKLGISDKIYGFTLPLGATINMDGLAVTFGVTGVFAANIYNIPITPTLILQFVFLGLALSMGTAGARGADIVMMAILMSTLGLPLEIVAVYAAVSPLVDTGNTVNNIAGDLTGTAIVHSRFDGEVDAFEEESEVLLEKTPTTAQ; from the coding sequence ATGGGATGGTGGAAAAAGCAAAATCTTTTCATCCAAGTGGCGATAGGTGCCGCGATTGGGATCATCATTGGCTTGATTTTGGGGCAGAACGCAAGTTATTTGAAGCCGATTGGTGACATTTTTATCAGATTGCTTCAAATGTTAATCGTTCCATTGACGTTCTTTGTTTTAATTGATGGCATCACGAACTTGCCTAGTATGAAGTCATTAAGATCGATAGGTGGCATTACAATTTTATATTATTCACTGACGACAATTTTTGCGGCGTCTATTGGGATTGGTGTAGCTCTACTGCTCAATCCTGGAAAAGGTGCACAGGGGTTGTTAACGGGAGATAAAGTAATTGAACCGGAAAAGTTCAGTTTTATAGATAATATAGTTGAGTGGGTCCCGAATAACATTATATTAGGGATGGCAGAAACGAATATGCTTCAAATCATCATTGCGGCTGTTATTATCGGGGTTGCTCTACTGAGTTTAGGGGAAAAAGTAAGTGGACTTACGAAGCTGATCAATGAAGGTGCGACATTGATGTTGAAAATCACTGACATTATTATGAAGGTTGCGCCTATCGGTATTCTTGCATTAATTGCAAACTTGGTAGGAACAACAGATATGAAGATTTTGTATGAAGCGCTGTACTATGTCTTAAGTTGTCTGATTGGCTTGGCGATTCTATTATTAATCGTCTATCCGACGCTCATAAAATTGTTTACCAAATACAAACCATTGGGCTTCTTTAGGGCAATTAGCCCTGCATTGCTCGTTGCAGCCGCTACATCATCTAGTAATGCTACGTTACCGGTATCAATGGACGTCTCCAAGAAGCTTGGAATTTCTGATAAAATTTATGGATTTACATTGCCGCTTGGGGCAACGATCAATATGGACGGTTTAGCCGTAACATTTGGTGTCACCGGCGTTTTTGCAGCAAATATCTATAATATACCGATTACACCGACGTTGATTTTACAATTTGTTTTTCTTGGCCTTGCTTTATCCATGGGAACTGCAGGAGCTAGAGGAGCAGACATCGTTATGATGGCTATTTTAATGTCTACATTAGGTTTGCCGCTGGAAATTGTGGCGGTCTATGCAGCGGTGTCACCATTGGTAGATACAGGTAATACGGTAAATAATATTGCTGGTGATCTGACGGGGACGGCGATTGTGCATTCGCGTTTCGATGGCGAGGTAGATGCATTTGAAGAAGAGTCAGAAGTGTTGTTAGAGAAAACACCTACAACTGCACAATGA
- a CDS encoding proline racemase family protein — MIINHMYSTVDVHVAGEPLRIITDGLPEIKGETQLERRAYCMEHLDDIRKVLMLEPRGHHGMYGCIITPPASPHADFGVLFMHNEGWSTMCGHGIVGVITMGIETGRFKVTEENQKFVIDSPAGEVIAYAKCNGSIVESVSFENVPSFVLKKDVPVNIEGYEFTVDVAFGGAFYAVAQSKDIGLKVNTKDLPALQKWGTKIKHYIEAELNVVHPLESGLHGIYGVIFSDEPVQENADLRNVTIFADEQVDRSPCGTGTCARLATLYENGTLGENGTFVHESITDGQFIGEILSVSNVSEHKAVIPKVTGQAYLTGIHQFLVDPRDTLPRGFLLEEV; from the coding sequence ATGATTATTAATCATATGTATTCAACTGTAGATGTCCATGTTGCGGGAGAGCCTTTACGGATTATTACGGATGGACTACCGGAAATTAAAGGGGAAACACAGCTAGAAAGACGAGCTTATTGCATGGAGCATTTAGATGACATTCGAAAAGTTTTGATGCTGGAACCACGTGGACACCATGGAATGTATGGTTGTATCATCACACCGCCGGCAAGCCCACATGCCGATTTCGGAGTATTGTTTATGCACAATGAAGGCTGGAGTACGATGTGTGGACATGGAATTGTTGGTGTGATTACGATGGGGATCGAAACAGGTCGCTTTAAAGTGACGGAAGAAAATCAGAAGTTTGTAATCGATAGCCCTGCTGGGGAAGTTATTGCGTATGCGAAATGCAACGGCTCAATTGTGGAATCGGTTTCATTTGAAAATGTTCCTTCATTTGTATTGAAAAAAGATGTACCTGTGAATATTGAAGGCTATGAATTTACAGTTGATGTTGCTTTTGGAGGCGCTTTCTATGCGGTTGCGCAAAGTAAGGATATTGGCTTAAAGGTCAATACAAAGGATTTACCAGCGCTGCAAAAGTGGGGGACAAAAATTAAGCATTATATTGAAGCGGAACTTAATGTCGTTCATCCACTTGAAAGCGGTTTACACGGGATTTATGGAGTCATTTTCTCAGATGAGCCTGTCCAAGAGAATGCTGATTTACGTAATGTGACGATTTTTGCGGATGAGCAAGTAGACCGTTCGCCATGTGGAACGGGTACTTGTGCAAGACTTGCAACGTTGTATGAGAATGGCACATTGGGTGAAAACGGCACATTTGTTCATGAGAGTATTACAGATGGGCAATTCATCGGCGAAATTTTGTCGGTATCTAATGTAAGTGAGCATAAGGCGGTCATTCCGAAAGTGACGGGGCAAGCTTATTTGACAGGGATTCATCAGTTTTTAGTGGACCCACGTGATACATTGCCAAGAGGATTTTTGTTGGAAGAAGTATAA
- a CDS encoding cupin domain-containing protein, translating to MDIAIGEKIKLLRKEKKLTLKEIAEKTDLSISFLSQVERMKSSLTLESLKKISEVLQVNPSYFFSTNTEQTQPTVIRGIDSDNDLTINQFIYKDLSGNQGDLGFSPILVILHPGENKGRPFTHHGKEFLYVLEGTLTVQINDEEYLLQEHDTIIIDCSRPHYWLNTTEQSVKFLCVSSG from the coding sequence ATGGACATAGCAATCGGCGAAAAAATTAAACTGCTTCGCAAAGAAAAAAAACTCACACTCAAAGAGATTGCGGAAAAAACCGACCTATCCATCAGTTTCCTATCCCAAGTAGAGCGTATGAAATCCTCTTTAACACTTGAATCCCTGAAAAAAATTTCCGAAGTGCTACAAGTAAACCCTAGCTACTTTTTTTCCACCAACACAGAACAAACACAACCAACCGTCATTCGCGGAATCGACAGTGACAACGATTTGACAATCAACCAATTCATCTACAAAGATTTGTCCGGCAATCAAGGCGACTTAGGCTTCAGCCCCATTCTCGTCATCCTTCATCCAGGCGAAAACAAAGGTCGTCCCTTCACGCACCACGGAAAAGAATTCCTGTACGTGTTAGAAGGCACACTCACTGTCCAAATCAACGATGAAGAGTACCTTTTACAAGAACATGACACGATCATCATCGACTGTAGCCGACCACATTATTGGCTCAATACAACGGAACAATCCGTGAAATTTCTCTGTGTTTCGTCAGGATAA